From the Mastacembelus armatus chromosome 14, fMasArm1.2, whole genome shotgun sequence genome, one window contains:
- the slc8a2a gene encoding sodium/calcium exchanger 2a isoform X1 yields MEHPSVHLFLFLFLLLVFFMAHPCASFRPQVLEQTSGLEQPQPTGNATGSGKRTCSGIVTCKPGILLPVWLPLNPALGEQVGRAVIYFLCLMYMFLGVSIIADRFMASIEVITSQEKEVTITKPNGDTTVTTVRIWNETVSNLTLMALGSSAPEILLSVIEVCGHNFDAGELGPGTIVGSAAFNMFVIIGLCVWVIPDGESRKIKHLRVFFITAFWSIFAYIWLYLILAVISPGIVEVWEAIVTLLFFPVCVVLAWIADRRLLFYKYMHKSYRADKRHGIVVEMEGDLAPKGIDVVMDGKLSDSGSCPGNSSSVTVSVQTGNELDQNKDEAICILKDLQEKHPDKDLDKLIEMANYSTLVHQKKSRAFYRVQATRMMIGAGNILKKHAAEHARHSGGHDSDKATCSHIRFENAQYQCTENCGSLSLGVILDGGTDQNTFYVDYCTENGSANAGADYEFTEGTLVFKPGETRKEIRVGILDDDIFEEDEHFFVRLQNLRLEEGRNEGTGMPPKGRLVEPFVATITILDDDHAGIFSFGQRMLRVSESTGTLTVTVVRNSGSRGTVAVPYHTEDGSAKAGVDYEETRGEVEFTDEQTSQTLQVRIINVEEYEKQESFFIVLEDPKWLKRRLSGNPTPEEEEGRRISEMGKPILGEHSRLEVIIEESCEFKKTVDKLLKDTNLAVVIGTHSWREQFIEAVTVSAGDGDEEGQEQRMPNWLDYFMHILCIFWKILFACVPPTEYWNGWACFIVSISVIGVLTAIIGDLASHFGCTVGLRDTVTAVVFVALGTSLPDTFASKVAATQDQYADASVGNVTGSNAVNVFLGIGLAWSVAAIYWEVKGKVFRVDPGSLAFSVTLFTIFAFFSMGVLMLRRRPSIGGELGGPRIPRVLTSLLFFGLWFLYILFSSLEAYCHIQGF; encoded by the exons ATGGAACACCCCTCTGTTCACCTCTTTCTattccttttccttctccttgTTTTCTTCATGGCCCACCCATGTGCTTCCTTTAGGCCACAGGTTTTGGAGCAAACATCTGGCCTAGAGCAGCCTCAGCCCACAGGTAATGCTACAGGCTCTGGCAAGCGGACGTGTTCAGGCATTGTGACGTGTAAACCTGGCATCCTGCTGCCAGTGTGGTTACCTCTCAACCCTGCACTGGGGGAGCAGGTGGGGAGGGCTGTCATCTATTTCCTCTGTCTCATGTACATGTTCCTGGGTGTGTCGATCATTGCAGACCGCTTCATGGCATCCATTGAAGTCATCACCTCTCAG GAGAAAGAGGTGACTATCACCAAACCTAATGGTGACACTACAGTCACTACAGTGAGGATCTGGAATGAGACTGTGTCTAACCTCACACTCATGGCTCTGGGCTCCTCTGCCCCTGAGATCCTGCTTTCTGTTATTGAG GTGTGCGGGCACAACTTTGATGCAGGGGAGCTCGGTCCAGGAACCATAGTGGGCAGTGCTGCCTTCAATATGTTTGTGAtaattggtctgtgtgtgtgggtgatcCCTGATGGAGAGTCTCGCAAAATCAAACACCTGCGAGTGTTTTTTATTACAGCTTTCTGGAGTATTTTTGCCTACATTTGGCTCTACCTTATATTGGCTGTCATCTCACCTGGGATTGTAGAG GTGTGGGAGGCCATAGTgacacttcttttttttccgGTGTGTGTGGTCTTGGCTTGGATTGCTGACCGTCGCCTACTTTTctacaaatacatgcacaagAGTTACCGTGCTGACAAGAGGCATGGCATTGTGGTGGAAATGGAAGGTGACCTTGCTCCCAAAGGCATTGATGTGGTCATGGATGGAAAGTTGTCTGACAGTGGTTCGTGCCCTGGAAACTCCTCTAGTGTGACGGTGTCAGTGCAGACAGGCAATGAACTAGACCAGAACAAGGATGAG GCAATCTGCATCCTGAAAGACCTACAGGAGAAACATCCAGACAAAGACCTGGACAAGCTAATTGAAATGGCCAACTACTCTACCTTGGTCCATCAGAAGAAGAGCCGTGCTTTTTACCGTGTCCAGGCGACACGTATGATGATTGGTGCTggcaatatattaaaaaaacatgctgctgaGCATGCACGCCACTCAGGAGGCCATGATTCTGACAAGGCCACATGCTCGCACATTCGTTTTGAAAATGCCCAGTACCAGTGCACAGAGAACTGTGGCTCTCTCAGTCTTGGGGTGATCCTTGATGGGGGCACAGATCAGAACACTTTCTATGTGGACTACTGTACAGAAAATGGGTCTGCCAATGCTGGCGCAGACTATGAATTCACTGAGGGAACCCTGGTGTTTAAGCCAGGAGAGACCCGCAAAGAGATCAGG GTTGGTATCTTGGATGATGACATCTTTGAGGAGGACGAGCATTTCTTTGTGCGTCTACAGAACCTGAGGTTAGAGGAAGGCAGAAATGAAGGGACAGGAATGCCACCCAAGGGCAGACTAGTGGAGCCATTTGTTGCCACCATCACTATCTTGGACGATGACCACGCTGGTATTTTCAGCTTTGGTCAGAGGATGCTGCGGGTCAGTGAGAGCACAGGcacactgacagtgacagtggTGAGGAACTCAGGCTCCAGGGGCACCGTTGCTGTGCCATACCATACAGAAGATGGCAGCGCCAAGGCTGGTGTGGACTATGAAGAGACCAGAGGGGAGGTGGAGTTCACCGATGAACAGACCAG TCAGACCTTACAAGTGCGCATTATAAATGTGGAAGAATATGAGAAGCAGGAAAGTTTCTTCATTGTGCTTGAGGACCCCAAATGGTTAAAGCGAAGACTTTCTG GAAATCCCACccctgaggaggaagagggcagGAGGATCTCTGAGATGGGTAAACCCATTCTAGGAGAGCACAGCAGGCTTGAGGTCATCATAGAGGAGTCCTGTGAATTTAAG AAAACTGTGGACAAACTCCTAAAGGATACAAATCTGGCTGTAGTTATTGGCACTCACTCTTGGAGGGAGCAGTTCATTGAAGCAGTCACAGTGAGTGCAG GTGATGGAGATGAGGAGGGACAGGAGCAGAGAATGCCAAACTGGCTCGACTACTTTATGCACATCTTGTGCATCTTTTGGAAGATTCTGTTTGCTTGTGTCCCACCCACTGAGTACTGGAATGGTTGGGCATGCTTCATAGTGTCAATCAGTGTCATTGGTGTCTTAACTGCCATTATTGGAGACCTGGCCTCCCATTTTGGCTGCACTGTAGGCCTGAGAGACACTGTCACTGCTGTGGTCTTTGTAGCACTGGGAACTTCACTTCCTG ATACATTTGCCAGTAAAGTGGCTGCCACTCAGGATCAGTATGCAGATGCATCTGTGGGAAATGTGACAGGAAGCAACGCAGTTAATGTGTTTTTGGGCATTGGGTTGGCCTGGTCCGTGGCTGCTATATACTGGGAGGTCAAAGGTAAGGTGTTCCGTGTGGACCCTGGCTCACTGGCCTTCTCCGTCACACTCTTCACTATTTTTGCCTTCTTCAGTATGGGAGTTTTGATGCTTCGTCGGAGACCATCCATAGGTGGTGAGCTGGGAGGCCCGCGGATCCCCAGAGTTCTCacttcactgcttttctttggaCTCTGGTTCCTTTACATCCTCTTCTCCAGCTTGGAGGCCTATTGCCATATACAAGGCTTCTGA
- the slc8a2a gene encoding sodium/calcium exchanger 2a isoform X4: MAAPRLVWTMKRPEGRWSSPMNRPGNPTPEEEEGRRISEMGKPILGEHSRLEVIIEESCEFKKTVDKLLKDTNLAVVIGTHSWREQFIEAVTVSAGDGDEEGQEQRMPNWLDYFMHILCIFWKILFACVPPTEYWNGWACFIVSISVIGVLTAIIGDLASHFGCTVGLRDTVTAVVFVALGTSLPDTFASKVAATQDQYADASVGNVTGSNAVNVFLGIGLAWSVAAIYWEVKGKVFRVDPGSLAFSVTLFTIFAFFSMGVLMLRRRPSIGGELGGPRIPRVLTSLLFFGLWFLYILFSSLEAYCHIQGF; the protein is encoded by the exons ATGGCAGCGCCAAGGCTGGTGTGGACTATGAAGAGACCAGAGGGGAGGTGGAGTTCACCGATGAACAGACCAG GAAATCCCACccctgaggaggaagagggcagGAGGATCTCTGAGATGGGTAAACCCATTCTAGGAGAGCACAGCAGGCTTGAGGTCATCATAGAGGAGTCCTGTGAATTTAAG AAAACTGTGGACAAACTCCTAAAGGATACAAATCTGGCTGTAGTTATTGGCACTCACTCTTGGAGGGAGCAGTTCATTGAAGCAGTCACAGTGAGTGCAG GTGATGGAGATGAGGAGGGACAGGAGCAGAGAATGCCAAACTGGCTCGACTACTTTATGCACATCTTGTGCATCTTTTGGAAGATTCTGTTTGCTTGTGTCCCACCCACTGAGTACTGGAATGGTTGGGCATGCTTCATAGTGTCAATCAGTGTCATTGGTGTCTTAACTGCCATTATTGGAGACCTGGCCTCCCATTTTGGCTGCACTGTAGGCCTGAGAGACACTGTCACTGCTGTGGTCTTTGTAGCACTGGGAACTTCACTTCCTG ATACATTTGCCAGTAAAGTGGCTGCCACTCAGGATCAGTATGCAGATGCATCTGTGGGAAATGTGACAGGAAGCAACGCAGTTAATGTGTTTTTGGGCATTGGGTTGGCCTGGTCCGTGGCTGCTATATACTGGGAGGTCAAAGGTAAGGTGTTCCGTGTGGACCCTGGCTCACTGGCCTTCTCCGTCACACTCTTCACTATTTTTGCCTTCTTCAGTATGGGAGTTTTGATGCTTCGTCGGAGACCATCCATAGGTGGTGAGCTGGGAGGCCCGCGGATCCCCAGAGTTCTCacttcactgcttttctttggaCTCTGGTTCCTTTACATCCTCTTCTCCAGCTTGGAGGCCTATTGCCATATACAAGGCTTCTGA
- the slc8a2a gene encoding sodium/calcium exchanger 2a isoform X2 yields MEHPSVHLFLFLFLLLVFFMAHPCASFRPQVLEQTSGLEQPQPTGNATGSGKRTCSGIVTCKPGILLPVWLPLNPALGEQVGRAVIYFLCLMYMFLGVSIIADRFMASIEVITSQEKEVTITKPNGDTTVTTVRIWNETVSNLTLMALGSSAPEILLSVIEVCGHNFDAGELGPGTIVGSAAFNMFVIIGLCVWVIPDGESRKIKHLRVFFITAFWSIFAYIWLYLILAVISPGIVEVWEAIVTLLFFPVCVVLAWIADRRLLFYKYMHKSYRADKRHGIVVEMEGDLAPKGIDVVMDGKLSDSGSCPGNSSSVTVSVQTGNELDQNKDEAICILKDLQEKHPDKDLDKLIEMANYSTLVHQKKSRAFYRVQATRMMIGAGNILKKHAAEHARHSGGHDSDKATCSHIRFENAQYQCTENCGSLSLGVILDGGTDQNTFYVDYCTENGSANAGADYEFTEGTLVFKPGETRKEIRVGILDDDIFEEDEHFFVRLQNLRLEEGRNEGTGMPPKGRLVEPFVATITILDDDHAGIFSFGQRMLRVSESTGTLTVTVVRNSGSRGTVAVPYHTEDGSAKAGVDYEETRGEVEFTDEQTSQTLQVRIINVEEYEKQESFFIVLEDPKWLKRRLSGNPTPEEEEGRRISEMGKPILGEHSRLEVIIEESCEFKKTVDKLLKDTNLAVVIGTHSWREQFIEAVTVSAGDGDEEGQEQRMPNWLDYFMHILCIFWKILFACVPPTEYWNGWACFIVSISVIGVLTAIIGDLASHFGCTVGLRDTVTAVVFVALGTSLPDTFASKVAATQDQYADASVGNVTGSNAVNVFLGIGLAWSVAAIYWEVKVWEF; encoded by the exons ATGGAACACCCCTCTGTTCACCTCTTTCTattccttttccttctccttgTTTTCTTCATGGCCCACCCATGTGCTTCCTTTAGGCCACAGGTTTTGGAGCAAACATCTGGCCTAGAGCAGCCTCAGCCCACAGGTAATGCTACAGGCTCTGGCAAGCGGACGTGTTCAGGCATTGTGACGTGTAAACCTGGCATCCTGCTGCCAGTGTGGTTACCTCTCAACCCTGCACTGGGGGAGCAGGTGGGGAGGGCTGTCATCTATTTCCTCTGTCTCATGTACATGTTCCTGGGTGTGTCGATCATTGCAGACCGCTTCATGGCATCCATTGAAGTCATCACCTCTCAG GAGAAAGAGGTGACTATCACCAAACCTAATGGTGACACTACAGTCACTACAGTGAGGATCTGGAATGAGACTGTGTCTAACCTCACACTCATGGCTCTGGGCTCCTCTGCCCCTGAGATCCTGCTTTCTGTTATTGAG GTGTGCGGGCACAACTTTGATGCAGGGGAGCTCGGTCCAGGAACCATAGTGGGCAGTGCTGCCTTCAATATGTTTGTGAtaattggtctgtgtgtgtgggtgatcCCTGATGGAGAGTCTCGCAAAATCAAACACCTGCGAGTGTTTTTTATTACAGCTTTCTGGAGTATTTTTGCCTACATTTGGCTCTACCTTATATTGGCTGTCATCTCACCTGGGATTGTAGAG GTGTGGGAGGCCATAGTgacacttcttttttttccgGTGTGTGTGGTCTTGGCTTGGATTGCTGACCGTCGCCTACTTTTctacaaatacatgcacaagAGTTACCGTGCTGACAAGAGGCATGGCATTGTGGTGGAAATGGAAGGTGACCTTGCTCCCAAAGGCATTGATGTGGTCATGGATGGAAAGTTGTCTGACAGTGGTTCGTGCCCTGGAAACTCCTCTAGTGTGACGGTGTCAGTGCAGACAGGCAATGAACTAGACCAGAACAAGGATGAG GCAATCTGCATCCTGAAAGACCTACAGGAGAAACATCCAGACAAAGACCTGGACAAGCTAATTGAAATGGCCAACTACTCTACCTTGGTCCATCAGAAGAAGAGCCGTGCTTTTTACCGTGTCCAGGCGACACGTATGATGATTGGTGCTggcaatatattaaaaaaacatgctgctgaGCATGCACGCCACTCAGGAGGCCATGATTCTGACAAGGCCACATGCTCGCACATTCGTTTTGAAAATGCCCAGTACCAGTGCACAGAGAACTGTGGCTCTCTCAGTCTTGGGGTGATCCTTGATGGGGGCACAGATCAGAACACTTTCTATGTGGACTACTGTACAGAAAATGGGTCTGCCAATGCTGGCGCAGACTATGAATTCACTGAGGGAACCCTGGTGTTTAAGCCAGGAGAGACCCGCAAAGAGATCAGG GTTGGTATCTTGGATGATGACATCTTTGAGGAGGACGAGCATTTCTTTGTGCGTCTACAGAACCTGAGGTTAGAGGAAGGCAGAAATGAAGGGACAGGAATGCCACCCAAGGGCAGACTAGTGGAGCCATTTGTTGCCACCATCACTATCTTGGACGATGACCACGCTGGTATTTTCAGCTTTGGTCAGAGGATGCTGCGGGTCAGTGAGAGCACAGGcacactgacagtgacagtggTGAGGAACTCAGGCTCCAGGGGCACCGTTGCTGTGCCATACCATACAGAAGATGGCAGCGCCAAGGCTGGTGTGGACTATGAAGAGACCAGAGGGGAGGTGGAGTTCACCGATGAACAGACCAG TCAGACCTTACAAGTGCGCATTATAAATGTGGAAGAATATGAGAAGCAGGAAAGTTTCTTCATTGTGCTTGAGGACCCCAAATGGTTAAAGCGAAGACTTTCTG GAAATCCCACccctgaggaggaagagggcagGAGGATCTCTGAGATGGGTAAACCCATTCTAGGAGAGCACAGCAGGCTTGAGGTCATCATAGAGGAGTCCTGTGAATTTAAG AAAACTGTGGACAAACTCCTAAAGGATACAAATCTGGCTGTAGTTATTGGCACTCACTCTTGGAGGGAGCAGTTCATTGAAGCAGTCACAGTGAGTGCAG GTGATGGAGATGAGGAGGGACAGGAGCAGAGAATGCCAAACTGGCTCGACTACTTTATGCACATCTTGTGCATCTTTTGGAAGATTCTGTTTGCTTGTGTCCCACCCACTGAGTACTGGAATGGTTGGGCATGCTTCATAGTGTCAATCAGTGTCATTGGTGTCTTAACTGCCATTATTGGAGACCTGGCCTCCCATTTTGGCTGCACTGTAGGCCTGAGAGACACTGTCACTGCTGTGGTCTTTGTAGCACTGGGAACTTCACTTCCTG ATACATTTGCCAGTAAAGTGGCTGCCACTCAGGATCAGTATGCAGATGCATCTGTGGGAAATGTGACAGGAAGCAACGCAGTTAATGTGTTTTTGGGCATTGGGTTGGCCTGGTCCGTGGCTGCTATATACTGGGAGGTCAAAG TATGGGAGTTTTGA
- the slc8a2a gene encoding sodium/calcium exchanger 2a isoform X3, with product MYMFLGVSIIADRFMASIEVITSQEKEVTITKPNGDTTVTTVRIWNETVSNLTLMALGSSAPEILLSVIEVCGHNFDAGELGPGTIVGSAAFNMFVIIGLCVWVIPDGESRKIKHLRVFFITAFWSIFAYIWLYLILAVISPGIVEVWEAIVTLLFFPVCVVLAWIADRRLLFYKYMHKSYRADKRHGIVVEMEGDLAPKGIDVVMDGKLSDSGSCPGNSSSVTVSVQTGNELDQNKDEAICILKDLQEKHPDKDLDKLIEMANYSTLVHQKKSRAFYRVQATRMMIGAGNILKKHAAEHARHSGGHDSDKATCSHIRFENAQYQCTENCGSLSLGVILDGGTDQNTFYVDYCTENGSANAGADYEFTEGTLVFKPGETRKEIRVGILDDDIFEEDEHFFVRLQNLRLEEGRNEGTGMPPKGRLVEPFVATITILDDDHAGIFSFGQRMLRVSESTGTLTVTVVRNSGSRGTVAVPYHTEDGSAKAGVDYEETRGEVEFTDEQTSQTLQVRIINVEEYEKQESFFIVLEDPKWLKRRLSGNPTPEEEEGRRISEMGKPILGEHSRLEVIIEESCEFKKTVDKLLKDTNLAVVIGTHSWREQFIEAVTVSAGDGDEEGQEQRMPNWLDYFMHILCIFWKILFACVPPTEYWNGWACFIVSISVIGVLTAIIGDLASHFGCTVGLRDTVTAVVFVALGTSLPDTFASKVAATQDQYADASVGNVTGSNAVNVFLGIGLAWSVAAIYWEVKGKVFRVDPGSLAFSVTLFTIFAFFSMGVLMLRRRPSIGGELGGPRIPRVLTSLLFFGLWFLYILFSSLEAYCHIQGF from the exons ATGTACATGTTCCTGGGTGTGTCGATCATTGCAGACCGCTTCATGGCATCCATTGAAGTCATCACCTCTCAG GAGAAAGAGGTGACTATCACCAAACCTAATGGTGACACTACAGTCACTACAGTGAGGATCTGGAATGAGACTGTGTCTAACCTCACACTCATGGCTCTGGGCTCCTCTGCCCCTGAGATCCTGCTTTCTGTTATTGAG GTGTGCGGGCACAACTTTGATGCAGGGGAGCTCGGTCCAGGAACCATAGTGGGCAGTGCTGCCTTCAATATGTTTGTGAtaattggtctgtgtgtgtgggtgatcCCTGATGGAGAGTCTCGCAAAATCAAACACCTGCGAGTGTTTTTTATTACAGCTTTCTGGAGTATTTTTGCCTACATTTGGCTCTACCTTATATTGGCTGTCATCTCACCTGGGATTGTAGAG GTGTGGGAGGCCATAGTgacacttcttttttttccgGTGTGTGTGGTCTTGGCTTGGATTGCTGACCGTCGCCTACTTTTctacaaatacatgcacaagAGTTACCGTGCTGACAAGAGGCATGGCATTGTGGTGGAAATGGAAGGTGACCTTGCTCCCAAAGGCATTGATGTGGTCATGGATGGAAAGTTGTCTGACAGTGGTTCGTGCCCTGGAAACTCCTCTAGTGTGACGGTGTCAGTGCAGACAGGCAATGAACTAGACCAGAACAAGGATGAG GCAATCTGCATCCTGAAAGACCTACAGGAGAAACATCCAGACAAAGACCTGGACAAGCTAATTGAAATGGCCAACTACTCTACCTTGGTCCATCAGAAGAAGAGCCGTGCTTTTTACCGTGTCCAGGCGACACGTATGATGATTGGTGCTggcaatatattaaaaaaacatgctgctgaGCATGCACGCCACTCAGGAGGCCATGATTCTGACAAGGCCACATGCTCGCACATTCGTTTTGAAAATGCCCAGTACCAGTGCACAGAGAACTGTGGCTCTCTCAGTCTTGGGGTGATCCTTGATGGGGGCACAGATCAGAACACTTTCTATGTGGACTACTGTACAGAAAATGGGTCTGCCAATGCTGGCGCAGACTATGAATTCACTGAGGGAACCCTGGTGTTTAAGCCAGGAGAGACCCGCAAAGAGATCAGG GTTGGTATCTTGGATGATGACATCTTTGAGGAGGACGAGCATTTCTTTGTGCGTCTACAGAACCTGAGGTTAGAGGAAGGCAGAAATGAAGGGACAGGAATGCCACCCAAGGGCAGACTAGTGGAGCCATTTGTTGCCACCATCACTATCTTGGACGATGACCACGCTGGTATTTTCAGCTTTGGTCAGAGGATGCTGCGGGTCAGTGAGAGCACAGGcacactgacagtgacagtggTGAGGAACTCAGGCTCCAGGGGCACCGTTGCTGTGCCATACCATACAGAAGATGGCAGCGCCAAGGCTGGTGTGGACTATGAAGAGACCAGAGGGGAGGTGGAGTTCACCGATGAACAGACCAG TCAGACCTTACAAGTGCGCATTATAAATGTGGAAGAATATGAGAAGCAGGAAAGTTTCTTCATTGTGCTTGAGGACCCCAAATGGTTAAAGCGAAGACTTTCTG GAAATCCCACccctgaggaggaagagggcagGAGGATCTCTGAGATGGGTAAACCCATTCTAGGAGAGCACAGCAGGCTTGAGGTCATCATAGAGGAGTCCTGTGAATTTAAG AAAACTGTGGACAAACTCCTAAAGGATACAAATCTGGCTGTAGTTATTGGCACTCACTCTTGGAGGGAGCAGTTCATTGAAGCAGTCACAGTGAGTGCAG GTGATGGAGATGAGGAGGGACAGGAGCAGAGAATGCCAAACTGGCTCGACTACTTTATGCACATCTTGTGCATCTTTTGGAAGATTCTGTTTGCTTGTGTCCCACCCACTGAGTACTGGAATGGTTGGGCATGCTTCATAGTGTCAATCAGTGTCATTGGTGTCTTAACTGCCATTATTGGAGACCTGGCCTCCCATTTTGGCTGCACTGTAGGCCTGAGAGACACTGTCACTGCTGTGGTCTTTGTAGCACTGGGAACTTCACTTCCTG ATACATTTGCCAGTAAAGTGGCTGCCACTCAGGATCAGTATGCAGATGCATCTGTGGGAAATGTGACAGGAAGCAACGCAGTTAATGTGTTTTTGGGCATTGGGTTGGCCTGGTCCGTGGCTGCTATATACTGGGAGGTCAAAGGTAAGGTGTTCCGTGTGGACCCTGGCTCACTGGCCTTCTCCGTCACACTCTTCACTATTTTTGCCTTCTTCAGTATGGGAGTTTTGATGCTTCGTCGGAGACCATCCATAGGTGGTGAGCTGGGAGGCCCGCGGATCCCCAGAGTTCTCacttcactgcttttctttggaCTCTGGTTCCTTTACATCCTCTTCTCCAGCTTGGAGGCCTATTGCCATATACAAGGCTTCTGA